The proteins below are encoded in one region of Pacificitalea manganoxidans:
- a CDS encoding universal stress protein — protein sequence MRKFLVILDDSRECLNAMRFAAMRAAKTGGAVEILSIIPPEEFNHWIGVGDIMREEARERIEAHFEVFAKWMRDRQGVNPELVVREGEPVPEILAQIREDPEIGVLVLGAGTEKNGPGPLVSQLTRSAGSLPIPITIVPGEMSKDRLESIT from the coding sequence ATGCGCAAATTCCTAGTGATTCTCGATGACAGCCGGGAATGTCTGAACGCCATGCGCTTTGCCGCGATGCGGGCGGCCAAGACCGGCGGCGCGGTGGAGATCCTGTCGATCATCCCGCCTGAGGAATTCAATCACTGGATCGGCGTCGGCGACATCATGCGCGAAGAGGCCCGCGAACGGATCGAAGCGCATTTCGAGGTCTTCGCCAAATGGATGCGCGACCGGCAGGGGGTCAATCCCGAACTGGTCGTGCGTGAGGGGGAGCCGGTGCCGGAGATCCTTGCCCAGATTCGCGAAGACCCTGAGATCGGCGTGCTGGTCCTTGGCGCGGGCACCGAGAAGAACGGCCCCGGCCCGTTGGTCAGCCAACTGACCCGCTCCGCCGGATCGCTGCCCATTCCCATCACGATCGTGCCGGGCGAGATGTCGAAAGACCGTCTGGAATCGATCACCTGA
- the trpB gene encoding tryptophan synthase subunit beta, whose product MPDDLINSFMTGPDDKGRFGDFGGRFVSETLMPLILQLEQEYEHAKTDDSFWAEMDDLWKHYVGRPSPLYYAARLTEHLGGAKIYLKRDELNHTGAHKINNVLGQIILARRMGKTRIIAETGAGQHGVATATVCAKFGMKCVVYMGAHDVERQRPNVFRMRLLGAEVVPVTSGRGTLKDAMNDALRDWVTNVRDTFYCIGTVAGPHPYPAMVRDFQSVIGKEVRWQLAEQEGEGRLPDTVIAAIGGGSNAMGLFYPFLDDKEVGIIGVEAGGKGVDLKMEHCASLTGGRPGVLHGNRTYLLQDDDGQILEGFSISAGLDYPGIGPEHAWLHDIGRAEYVAITDREALEAFQLSCSTEGIIPALEPSHALAHVMKIAPDLPRDHIIVMNMCGRGDKDIFTVARHLGFDMEGD is encoded by the coding sequence ATGCCCGACGATCTGATCAACAGCTTCATGACCGGCCCTGACGACAAAGGCCGTTTCGGCGATTTCGGTGGCCGCTTCGTCTCCGAGACGCTGATGCCGCTGATCCTTCAGCTGGAACAGGAATACGAGCACGCCAAGACGGATGACAGCTTCTGGGCCGAGATGGACGACCTGTGGAAGCATTACGTCGGCCGGCCCTCGCCGCTCTACTACGCCGCGCGGCTGACCGAGCATTTGGGCGGTGCGAAGATCTATCTCAAGCGGGACGAACTGAACCATACCGGCGCGCATAAGATCAATAATGTGCTGGGGCAGATCATTCTGGCCCGCCGCATGGGCAAGACCCGGATCATCGCGGAAACCGGCGCCGGGCAGCACGGGGTCGCCACCGCGACCGTCTGCGCCAAGTTCGGCATGAAATGCGTGGTCTACATGGGCGCGCATGATGTCGAGCGGCAGCGGCCCAACGTCTTCCGCATGCGCCTGCTGGGGGCCGAAGTGGTGCCCGTCACCTCGGGCCGGGGCACGTTAAAGGACGCGATGAACGACGCGCTGCGCGACTGGGTCACCAATGTGCGCGACACGTTCTACTGTATCGGCACCGTGGCCGGGCCGCATCCCTATCCGGCGATGGTCCGCGATTTCCAGTCGGTGATCGGTAAGGAAGTCCGCTGGCAGTTGGCCGAGCAGGAAGGCGAGGGTCGCCTGCCCGATACCGTCATCGCCGCAATCGGGGGCGGCTCCAACGCGATGGGGCTGTTCTATCCGTTCCTTGACGACAAAGAGGTCGGCATCATCGGGGTCGAAGCCGGTGGCAAGGGCGTGGATCTGAAGATGGAGCATTGCGCCTCGCTCACCGGCGGGCGTCCGGGCGTGCTGCATGGCAACCGCACCTATCTGTTGCAGGACGATGACGGGCAGATCCTCGAAGGGTTTTCGATCTCCGCCGGGCTCGACTATCCGGGGATCGGGCCGGAACACGCGTGGCTGCACGACATTGGCCGCGCCGAATATGTGGCGATCACGGACCGCGAAGCGCTGGAGGCGTTCCAGCTGAGCTGCTCGACCGAGGGCATCATCCCGGCGCTGGAGCCGAGCCACGCGCTGGCCCATGTGATGAAGATCGCACCGGATCTGCCGCGCGACCATATCATCGTGATGAACATGTGCGGGCGCGGCGATAAGGACATCTTTACCGTGGCCCGGCACCTGGGCTTCGACATGGAAGGCGACTGA
- a CDS encoding DUF4893 domain-containing protein has protein sequence MTCSTPSDAARQRPRRRTIATVALLICTALAPPVAAEPVPLRDEDRGRLARYHDALGRALERALAKAAPADLHDLTAALAGAPQAPQRADPAGDWQCRTLKVGGMLPLVVYGWFDCRVSLIDPTGGVNGGPVWLLEKLSGSQRTRGLIESDGDQLIYRGAAYVADRTPPDYETFPERIPPEDTASLAPDIGVLQQVDAGRMRLMQPLPFVESVFNVLEFRRGGG, from the coding sequence ATGACCTGCTCCACACCTTCTGACGCCGCCAGACAGCGCCCCCGCAGACGGACCATCGCGACCGTCGCGCTGCTGATCTGCACCGCGCTGGCCCCGCCGGTCGCCGCAGAACCGGTGCCGCTGCGCGATGAGGATCGTGGCCGGTTGGCGCGCTATCACGATGCATTGGGGCGCGCGCTGGAGCGGGCCTTGGCCAAGGCCGCGCCCGCCGATCTGCACGACCTGACCGCCGCGCTTGCAGGCGCGCCGCAAGCACCGCAGCGCGCGGACCCGGCGGGCGATTGGCAATGCCGAACGCTGAAGGTGGGCGGCATGCTGCCCTTGGTGGTCTATGGCTGGTTTGACTGCCGCGTCAGCCTGATCGATCCGACGGGCGGCGTGAACGGCGGCCCGGTCTGGCTGCTGGAGAAGCTGAGCGGCTCCCAGCGCACGCGGGGCCTGATCGAAAGCGATGGCGACCAGTTGATCTATCGCGGTGCCGCCTATGTCGCGGACCGCACCCCGCCCGATTACGAAACCTTCCCCGAGCGCATCCCGCCGGAGGATACCGCCTCGCTCGCCCCCGATATCGGTGTGCTGCAACAGGTCGACGCCGGGCGAATGCGGCTGATGCAGCCGCTGCCCTTTGTCGAGTCGGTCTTTAACGTGCTGGAATTCCGGCGCGGCGGCGGCTGA
- a CDS encoding PepSY domain-containing protein has translation MAFKTMTVASTISLFAALPALADAFSDKVVSNLQELGYTSIEIEQGPTQLKAEAVNASGGKLEVIYDSTTGAILQQERETADSDEIGRTGVSYETEDEDFLHDDDDDDDDDDEDEDEDEDDDDDDDHDDDDDDDDDDDDDDDDDDDGDDDDGDEDDD, from the coding sequence ATGGCCTTCAAGACCATGACCGTCGCCAGCACCATCAGCCTGTTTGCCGCGCTGCCCGCCTTGGCGGATGCGTTCTCGGATAAGGTCGTCAGCAATCTGCAGGAGCTTGGCTATACCTCGATCGAGATCGAGCAGGGCCCGACACAGTTGAAGGCCGAAGCGGTCAACGCTTCCGGCGGCAAACTCGAAGTCATCTATGACAGCACCACCGGCGCGATCCTGCAGCAAGAGCGCGAGACGGCGGATTCGGATGAGATCGGCCGCACCGGTGTCAGCTACGAGACCGAGGACGAGGATTTCCTCCATGACGATGACGATGACGATGACGATGATGACGAGGACGAGGACGAGGATGAGGACGACGACGACGACGACGACCACGACGACGACGACGATGATGATGATGACGACGATGATGACGATGATGACGACGACGATGGTGACGACGACGACGGCGATGAGGACGACGACTGA
- a CDS encoding helix-turn-helix transcriptional regulator, translating into MTTTATMMTDRPDPSRPEIARAPSAPAAAAGWGARWRTLRATSAKPLLILLFVQGVCTVFFTSQILFDIIGFPEEPISWRAQELIEIGAAIGLLLGFVLGAVALTRSHARQREVEESLRAARGAFHDLLSERFREWGLTPAETDVAFFVMKGFSTQEIAGFRGTSEGTVKAQTAAIYRKSGSTGRAQLVSLFIDDLMSEQLLPDAAE; encoded by the coding sequence ATGACGACGACGGCGACGATGATGACTGATCGGCCCGACCCGTCCCGCCCCGAGATCGCCCGTGCTCCCTCTGCCCCTGCCGCCGCTGCCGGCTGGGGCGCGCGCTGGCGGACGCTGCGGGCGACCAGCGCCAAGCCGCTGTTGATCCTGCTATTTGTGCAGGGCGTCTGCACGGTGTTCTTCACCTCGCAAATCCTGTTCGACATCATAGGCTTCCCGGAGGAGCCGATCAGTTGGCGCGCACAGGAGTTGATCGAAATCGGCGCGGCCATCGGGCTGCTGCTGGGGTTCGTTCTGGGGGCCGTGGCGCTGACCCGATCCCATGCGCGTCAGCGCGAGGTCGAGGAAAGCCTGCGCGCCGCCCGGGGAGCGTTTCATGACCTGCTGTCGGAGCGGTTCCGCGAATGGGGGCTGACGCCTGCGGAAACCGATGTCGCGTTTTTCGTGATGAAGGGGTTTTCAACGCAGGAAATCGCGGGCTTTCGCGGCACGTCCGAAGGCACGGTAAAGGCGCAGACTGCCGCGATTTACCGCAAATCCGGCTCCACCGGGCGGGCGCAACTGGTCAGCCTGTTTATCGACGATCTGATGTCGGAGCAGCTTCTGCCTGATGCGGCGGAATAG
- a CDS encoding DUF2237 family protein — translation MPIDKHPSINVLGEPLQSCSTAPVTGFFRNGACDTCMADQGSHTVCVTLTAEFLAFSKYVGNDLSTPRPEFEFAGLKPGDRWCLCAARFLQAHDEGISPIVHLDSTHARALEIVPLDVLMENATGED, via the coding sequence ATGCCCATAGACAAACACCCCTCGATCAATGTCCTGGGGGAGCCGCTGCAAAGCTGCTCCACGGCGCCCGTGACCGGGTTTTTCCGCAATGGCGCCTGTGACACCTGCATGGCCGATCAGGGCAGCCATACCGTGTGCGTCACCCTGACGGCGGAATTCCTCGCGTTTTCGAAATATGTCGGCAACGACCTGTCGACGCCGCGCCCGGAATTCGAATTTGCGGGGCTGAAGCCGGGCGACCGCTGGTGCCTGTGTGCCGCGCGGTTCCTACAGGCCCATGACGAAGGCATCTCTCCGATCGTGCATCTGGATTCGACCCATGCCCGCGCGCTGGAAATCGTGCCGCTGGATGTGCTGATGGAAAACGCCACCGGCGAGGATTGA
- a CDS encoding DUF1178 family protein — MIKYALQCRDGHHFDSWFASAQAYDSLRAAGQLSCAICGISAVEKAIMAPAVSTRGGPSSPDRPAPTAPAVEATNPAPDAPLSNDRSLAARAMAELRRHIEANSDYVGDRFAREARAMHLGDAPHRAIHGEARPDEARALIEDGVPVAPLPFRPKRQTN, encoded by the coding sequence ATGATCAAATATGCCCTCCAGTGCCGCGACGGTCACCACTTCGACAGTTGGTTCGCCTCGGCGCAGGCCTATGACAGCCTGCGCGCCGCGGGGCAGTTGAGCTGCGCGATCTGCGGCATCAGCGCGGTCGAGAAGGCGATCATGGCCCCCGCCGTCAGCACGCGGGGTGGCCCGTCCAGCCCCGACCGGCCCGCGCCCACCGCCCCCGCCGTCGAGGCCACAAACCCCGCACCCGATGCGCCCCTGTCCAATGACCGGTCCCTTGCCGCCCGCGCGATGGCGGAACTGCGTCGCCATATCGAGGCCAATTCGGATTATGTCGGTGACCGGTTCGCGCGAGAGGCGCGCGCGATGCATCTGGGCGATGCGCCCCATCGTGCGATCCACGGCGAAGCCCGCCCGGATGAGGCCCGCGCCCTGATCGAGGATGGCGTGCCCGTGGCGCCGCTGCCCTTCCGCCCTAAACGGCAGACGAACTGA
- a CDS encoding NUDIX hydrolase, whose product MQTVRQRRVRLGQAGKNEMRSQFAALCYRLRNDKPQILLITSRGSGRWIVPKGWPIDRKTPAQAATREAWEEAGVRGRGIDRCLGIYTTEKAIGPLQSVPCVVAVFPVRVGSLEDDFPEAGQRRRKWFSRKKAARKVTDPELAQIIRHFDPSQWS is encoded by the coding sequence ATGCAGACCGTCAGACAGCGCCGCGTCCGTCTGGGACAGGCCGGCAAGAACGAGATGCGCAGCCAGTTCGCCGCGCTGTGTTATCGGTTGCGCAACGACAAGCCGCAGATCCTGCTCATCACCTCCCGCGGGAGCGGGCGCTGGATCGTGCCCAAGGGCTGGCCCATCGACCGCAAGACCCCGGCACAGGCCGCCACCCGCGAAGCATGGGAGGAAGCGGGCGTGCGCGGGCGCGGCATCGACCGCTGTTTGGGCATCTACACCACCGAAAAGGCCATCGGCCCATTGCAATCCGTGCCCTGTGTCGTGGCGGTGTTTCCCGTGCGCGTGGGCTCGCTGGAGGATGATTTCCCCGAGGCAGGCCAGCGCCGCCGCAAATGGTTTTCCCGCAAAAAGGCCGCACGCAAGGTGACCGACCCGGAACTGGCGCAGATCATCCGCCACTTTGACCCCAGCCAATGGTCCTGA
- a CDS encoding 3-deoxy-D-manno-octulosonic acid transferase — protein MIVYRIILSLAAPVVALLYLLRRLRGRITAADLRERLGGGPHTTAPDAPHGPDAPALWLHAASNGELASARPLISALLARDPALRLVITTNSLTGRALAQGWNDPRIAARLAPLDYRPLLRRFLRRHRPAALLLIESDLWLNRIFTLHRAGLPVMVISARMSARSAARWQRVAPRLARQLMTRLHGVSAQDSATEDRLRALGLPETRRLARVNLKAAVTLPAPDPAERDACRRVFDRAHTVLAASTHPGEEEIILDAFARAQIHDPALRLILAPRHPRRGDEVRRLIAARGLSLRRRAAGEAPTANAAVYLADTLGEMALWFDLACSSFIGGSLVPLGGHTPYEPAQRGTAILHGPHLQNFAAIYARLDAEGGARQISDAETLARGFLMPSAEARVMADTARRIAAEEAGDGQLDDLVAYIARVTQVSRSG, from the coding sequence GTGATCGTCTACCGCATTATCCTGAGCCTCGCCGCGCCGGTGGTGGCCCTGCTCTACCTGCTGCGGCGTCTGCGCGGACGGATCACCGCCGCCGACCTGCGCGAAAGGCTCGGTGGTGGCCCACACACCACCGCACCGGACGCCCCCCACGGCCCCGATGCGCCCGCCTTATGGCTGCACGCGGCGTCGAACGGGGAACTGGCCTCGGCCCGGCCGCTGATCTCCGCGCTGCTGGCCCGCGACCCCGCGCTGCGGCTCGTCATCACCACCAACAGCCTGACCGGGCGCGCGCTGGCGCAAGGCTGGAACGATCCGCGCATCGCCGCACGGTTGGCACCGCTGGATTACCGCCCGCTTCTGCGCCGGTTCCTGCGCCGTCACCGGCCCGCCGCCCTGCTGTTGATCGAAAGCGATCTGTGGCTGAACCGGATCTTTACCCTGCACCGTGCGGGGCTGCCGGTGATGGTGATCTCGGCGCGGATGTCGGCCCGCAGCGCCGCCCGGTGGCAACGGGTCGCGCCCCGACTGGCCCGGCAGCTGATGACCCGGCTGCATGGCGTCTCGGCGCAGGACAGCGCGACCGAGGACCGCCTGCGCGCGCTGGGCCTGCCCGAGACACGGCGTCTGGCCCGCGTCAATCTGAAGGCCGCCGTCACCCTGCCCGCCCCCGATCCCGCCGAGCGCGACGCCTGCCGCCGGGTGTTCGACCGGGCCCATACCGTGCTTGCCGCCTCCACCCATCCCGGCGAGGAGGAGATCATCCTCGACGCCTTCGCCCGCGCGCAGATCCATGACCCGGCGCTGCGCCTGATCCTTGCCCCGCGCCACCCGCGCCGGGGCGACGAGGTGCGGCGCCTGATCGCCGCGCGCGGACTGTCGCTGCGCCGCCGCGCGGCGGGCGAGGCGCCCACGGCCAATGCGGCGGTCTATCTGGCCGATACATTGGGTGAAATGGCTCTGTGGTTCGATCTGGCCTGCAGCAGCTTCATCGGGGGGTCGCTGGTGCCGCTCGGGGGGCACACGCCCTACGAGCCCGCCCAGCGCGGCACCGCCATCCTGCACGGGCCGCATTTGCAGAATTTCGCCGCGATCTATGCGCGGCTCGATGCCGAAGGGGGCGCGCGACAGATCAGCGATGCCGAAACGCTGGCGCGCGGCTTTCTCATGCCCTCCGCCGAAGCGCGGGTCATGGCCGACACCGCCCGCCGGATCGCGGCGGAGGAGGCGGGCGATGGCCAACTGGACGATCTGGTGGCCTATATCGCACGCGTGACACAGGTGTCGCGGTCCGGCTGA
- a CDS encoding sulfite exporter TauE/SafE family protein — translation MIETIETAGWVAIVIGLFATGAVAGTMAGLLGVGGGIVIVPVLSWILTFTGFPSDLSQHMAVATSLATIVPTAISSSRAHHKRGGIDFAVLRSWGPAVVLGALAGGILARYISGDVLRMVFGFVALAVAVNMSVPKTLVIADRLPHPVIASPIGGVIGLISSLMGIGGGTLAVPSQTAFSVPIRRAVGTASALGLLIAVPGVLGFIWSGWSVDGRPPLSLGYVSLPAAACIVPLTWLFAPYGAKLAHTVNQRVLKLCFAVFLALTAVKMLLSVFG, via the coding sequence ATGATCGAGACGATAGAGACCGCGGGCTGGGTGGCGATCGTCATCGGACTTTTTGCGACCGGCGCGGTGGCGGGCACCATGGCCGGGCTGCTGGGCGTCGGCGGCGGCATCGTCATCGTGCCGGTGCTGTCATGGATCCTGACATTCACCGGGTTTCCGTCGGACCTGTCGCAGCACATGGCGGTCGCGACCTCTCTCGCCACCATCGTGCCGACCGCGATTTCGTCGTCGCGGGCGCATCACAAACGGGGCGGCATCGATTTCGCGGTGCTGCGAAGCTGGGGGCCGGCGGTGGTGCTGGGCGCGCTCGCAGGTGGCATCCTTGCCCGCTACATCAGCGGCGACGTGCTGCGCATGGTGTTTGGCTTCGTCGCACTGGCGGTGGCGGTGAACATGTCGGTGCCCAAGACGCTGGTGATCGCGGACCGGCTGCCGCATCCGGTCATCGCGTCGCCCATCGGCGGGGTGATCGGGCTGATCTCGTCGCTGATGGGGATCGGCGGCGGCACACTGGCGGTGCCGTCTCAGACCGCGTTTTCGGTGCCGATCCGTCGGGCCGTGGGCACGGCCTCGGCGCTGGGCCTGCTGATCGCGGTGCCGGGCGTGCTGGGCTTCATCTGGTCGGGGTGGAGCGTTGACGGGCGTCCGCCGCTGTCGCTGGGCTATGTCAGCCTGCCCGCCGCGGCCTGCATCGTGCCGCTGACATGGCTGTTCGCCCCCTATGGCGCGAAGCTGGCCCATACCGTGAACCAGCGCGTGCTGAAGCTGTGCTTTGCCGTATTTCTGGCGCTGACGGCTGTGAAAATGCTGCTGAGCGTTTTCGGGTAA
- a CDS encoding pirin family protein codes for MSWNPAFPPGTMPGTGAGADTPLDAIETVIVPRSRDIGGFEVRRALPAPQRQMVGPFVFFDQAGPAEFLTGQGIDVRPHPHIGLGTVTYLFQGDFHHRDSIGTDQVITPGALNWMVAGRGVTHSERTSASARQGPHSLFGIQTWVALPERMEDAAPSFEHHGKADLPVLEAHGIHARLILGQAWGARAPATTFTDMFYADVTLEPGAHCPLPDGHEDRGLYVISGEVGIAGDSFGPGRMMIFRPGDAITVTAGAQGARMMILGGATLEGPRHIWWNFVSSSRERIAQAKADWRAGRWGEGLFELPPGDDTEFVPYPLLRAGKTGA; via the coding sequence ATGAGCTGGAATCCCGCCTTTCCCCCCGGCACGATGCCCGGCACCGGCGCAGGGGCCGACACGCCGCTCGATGCGATCGAAACGGTGATCGTGCCGCGCAGCCGTGACATTGGCGGGTTCGAGGTGCGCCGCGCCCTGCCTGCGCCCCAGCGGCAGATGGTGGGGCCGTTCGTGTTCTTCGATCAGGCGGGCCCGGCGGAGTTCCTGACCGGGCAGGGCATCGACGTGCGCCCGCATCCGCATATCGGGCTGGGCACCGTCACCTATCTGTTTCAGGGCGATTTCCATCATCGTGACAGCATCGGCACCGATCAGGTCATCACCCCCGGTGCGCTGAACTGGATGGTGGCGGGGCGCGGCGTGACCCATTCCGAACGCACCAGCGCCTCGGCGCGGCAGGGTCCGCACAGCCTGTTCGGTATTCAGACATGGGTGGCGCTGCCCGAACGGATGGAAGACGCCGCGCCGAGCTTCGAGCATCACGGCAAGGCCGATCTGCCTGTGCTGGAGGCGCATGGCATCCACGCGAGGCTGATCTTGGGTCAGGCATGGGGCGCGCGGGCGCCCGCCACCACGTTTACCGACATGTTCTATGCCGATGTGACGCTGGAACCCGGCGCGCATTGTCCTTTGCCCGACGGGCACGAGGATCGCGGGCTTTATGTAATTTCGGGCGAGGTCGGCATCGCGGGCGACAGCTTCGGCCCCGGACGCATGATGATTTTCCGGCCCGGTGACGCGATCACCGTGACCGCCGGGGCGCAGGGCGCGCGGATGATGATCCTCGGCGGGGCCACGCTGGAAGGGCCGCGTCATATCTGGTGGAATTTCGTGTCCTCCTCGCGGGAGCGGATCGCGCAGGCCAAGGCCGACTGGCGCGCCGGGCGCTGGGGCGAGGGGCTGTTCGAGCTGCCCCCCGGCGATGATACGGAATTCGTGCCCTACCCGTTGCTACGGGCCGGAAAGACGGGCGCATGA
- the modA gene encoding molybdate ABC transporter substrate-binding protein, giving the protein MKALLLSVILALGLGSAPARAEDAPVTVFAAASLKTALDRIVADWAAEPDAAPDAVPVRVSYAGSSALARQILQGAPADIFISANADWMDRVEAEGLLIPGSRADLLGNTLVLIAHDPDAAPVEITADLPLAQMLGEDRLAMALVEAVPAGIYGRAALSSLGLWDSVAARVAQADNVRAALALVSRGEAPLGITYATDAHAAGDAVQVLGAFPPDSHPPIIYPVAALRDRPEAAAFLDWLRGPQAQAIFADEGFTTP; this is encoded by the coding sequence ATGAAGGCGCTGCTGCTGTCGGTGATATTGGCCCTCGGACTGGGTTCTGCCCCGGCCCGGGCCGAGGACGCGCCGGTGACCGTGTTCGCTGCCGCCAGCCTGAAAACCGCGCTCGACCGGATCGTGGCGGATTGGGCGGCGGAGCCTGACGCCGCGCCCGATGCCGTTCCGGTGCGGGTCAGCTATGCCGGGTCTTCGGCCTTGGCGCGACAAATCCTGCAAGGCGCGCCTGCGGATATCTTCATCTCTGCCAATGCCGACTGGATGGACCGGGTCGAGGCCGAGGGCCTGCTGATTCCCGGCAGCCGCGCTGATCTGCTGGGCAATACGCTGGTGCTGATCGCCCATGACCCGGATGCGGCCCCGGTGGAGATTACCGCCGATCTGCCGCTGGCGCAGATGCTGGGCGAGGATCGGCTGGCGATGGCGCTGGTCGAGGCCGTTCCGGCGGGGATCTACGGTCGCGCGGCGCTGAGCTCGCTGGGCCTGTGGGACAGCGTGGCGGCGCGGGTGGCGCAGGCTGATAACGTGCGCGCGGCTCTGGCGCTCGTCAGTCGGGGGGAGGCGCCGCTGGGCATCACCTACGCGACCGACGCCCATGCAGCGGGGGACGCGGTGCAGGTGCTGGGCGCATTTCCACCCGACAGCCACCCGCCGATCATCTACCCCGTTGCCGCGCTGCGCGACCGGCCCGAAGCGGCGGCGTTTCTCGACTGGCTGCGCGGGCCGCAGGCGCAGGCGATCTTCGCGGACGAAGGTTTCACCACCCCGTGA
- the modB gene encoding molybdate ABC transporter permease subunit, whose protein sequence is MTDWLPPNWLTPEEWTAVALSLKVSFWAVVASLPLGVFTAYALARWRFPGRQILNGLVHLPLILPPVVTGYLLLLSFGRQGWAGGLLDALGLGVAFRWTGAALAAAIMAFPLMVRAIRLSFEAVDPRLEEAAATLGASRLWVFLTVTLPLVAPGVIAGAVLAFAKAMGEFGATITFVSSIPGETQTLPSAIYAFLQVPGAEGSAARLVIVSVVVALSALFASEWLAQRAARRVSGA, encoded by the coding sequence GTGACGGATTGGCTGCCCCCGAATTGGCTCACGCCCGAGGAATGGACCGCCGTCGCGCTGTCGCTGAAGGTGTCGTTCTGGGCGGTCGTGGCCTCGCTGCCGCTGGGCGTGTTCACGGCCTATGCATTGGCGCGCTGGCGCTTTCCGGGGCGGCAGATCCTGAACGGGTTGGTGCATCTGCCGCTGATCCTGCCCCCGGTGGTGACCGGCTATCTGCTGCTGCTCAGCTTTGGGCGGCAGGGCTGGGCGGGCGGTTTGCTGGACGCGCTGGGTCTGGGGGTCGCGTTTCGCTGGACGGGCGCGGCGCTGGCGGCGGCGATCATGGCCTTTCCGTTGATGGTGCGCGCGATCCGGTTGAGCTTCGAGGCCGTCGATCCCCGGTTGGAGGAGGCCGCCGCGACGCTGGGGGCGTCGCGGCTTTGGGTGTTTCTGACCGTGACCCTGCCGCTGGTGGCGCCGGGGGTGATCGCGGGGGCGGTTCTGGCCTTTGCTAAGGCGATGGGGGAATTCGGTGCGACGATCACCTTTGTCTCCTCGATTCCCGGTGAAACCCAGACGCTGCCCTCGGCGATCTACGCGTTTTTGCAGGTGCCGGGGGCCGAAGGCTCCGCCGCGCGGCTGGTGATCGTGTCCGTTGTGGTGGCGCTGAGCGCGCTGTTCGCCTCCGAATGGCTGGCGCAACGGGCGGCGCGCCGGGTGTCGGGCGCATGA